From the genome of Gorilla gorilla gorilla isolate KB3781 chromosome 4, NHGRI_mGorGor1-v2.1_pri, whole genome shotgun sequence:
AAAGGGCCATCCCCCTCAGCCTTGCCTCCCTCTCAGACCCAGCTGAATCCCTGCCTCGGTACCGCCCCCTCCTGGGGCACTCCTGCCCCCTTCCTCTGCTGCATCCTTACCTAGCCTCTTATCTGTTCACACCTCCCCTGCACCAGACCTCCACAGAAGTTCAGACAGTGGCTCTACAACCGTACTGGCCCCTATCAATGACTCCTGCCCCCCTGGGACCCTCCACTGGGCTCAGGAAAGATGGGCCATTGTAGCAAAGTAGCCagtcctgtagccccagctgaaCCTCCTGGTGAGGCAGCTTCCCAGATGGTGGGGATCGCTCAGTCTTCTGGGGCAGAACAGGGTGAGTGGGGCTGTCTCCCTTTGATTCACTTAGCCCTCTTTCTTCTTTACACATTTGCAAAATGTGACAGTAGTCATATTACTATTCGTTCTAATAACAGTCCTTGCTGGCTATTAAACCTCTATACTAGCACTTTCAGGCATTATCTCCACCATTACTAAAACCGATTAGATAggtattattatacccattttacagataagaaagactcagagggccgggcgtggtggctcatgcctgtatgcCCAGCACTCtgaaaggccgaggcgggcggatcacctaaggtcgagagtttgagaccagcctgaccaacatggagaaaccccgtctctactgaacatacaaaattagccggtatcccagctacttgggaggctgaggcaggagaatcacttgaatctgggaagcggagattgtggtgagccgagattgccccattgcactccagcctaggcaacaagagcgaaactatgtctcagaaaaaaaaaaaaaagaaagaaagaaagaaagaaaagaaagactgagAGAAAGCAAGGAACTTGCCTGAGGTCTCATGGCTAATGGGGTCCAAGTCACAACCTGACTCTACCCCAAGCCAATTCCCACCTAACTCCTCCTGCAGATGCCCCTTGGATATCCAGAGACTGTGTCTGGCCTTTAATATGGACTTGAGGTGTGATCCTGGGCTAGCTTCTTTCTGGACCTTGGTTTCTGAGTTTTTCGGTTGGTTGGTTCATTTGATTaattgacagggtctcactctgtcacccaggctggagtgcagtggccccatcatgctcactgcaccctccaactcctgggctcaaggaatggTGCCACtgtgctgatttttaaattttctttatttttgtagagatgggggtctcactgtgttgctctggctggtctccaactccggggcttgagcgatcctcctgcctccgcctcccaaagcgctggcattacaggcgacagccatcGCGCCTAGCTGCGCTGGTAAAACTGGCTAACGCGATCTATCTTAATTAGCCACCCACAGCTGCTACCGCCGCCCCATCCCCAGGGACCACACAGACCCAGGGGACAAAGAAGGGCGCGGGAGACAGCAGCTGAGGAAGCCTTTACTGCGGGGCGGCCGGAGGATCGCCGAGCTCAGGGTCCCCCACCGCACTGGGCCCGGCCTCGTCCCCTGCCCCaggcccggccccgcccccagccTCGGCCCCAGCCTCGGCCTTTGCCGGAACGTCGCCGAACACTTCCCGGTGCATGGCGGTGACGTAGTTGGAGCCGCTGGGGTCGTCCAGGCGCATCCGCAGCAGGGGCAGGAAGCGCTCGGTGGTGAAGTAGCGCAGGGTCGGCTTCGGGGCGCGCAAAGCGGTGAGGAAGACCTGCGGCGGCGGGAGGAGAGCTGTGGCCACCGCTGCGCGCCGGAGGACGCACCGCCCCCACTCCTGGAGTCCAGCCCGGCGCTCACCTCCGCCACCTCCTCAGGGTTCTGCGCCGCCTCGCGAAAGACTTGCTTGCTGTGGGCGAGGTATTGGTAGAAGCGGTGGAAGGTGTGGATGTCCGTGCGGTCCAGCACCTCCTCTGGGCTGCCCAACACCTTCTCCATGAAGGCGGTGTGCACTGGGCCGCACTCGATCAGGCTCAAGCTGCTGGCCGGAGAGCAACGAGTGGGAGGGGGCGGACGCGAGCCAGGCCCCAGTCCCAGCCCCAACCCCAGTCCCAGCCCCAACCACGTCCCGGCCCCCGACCGCGAGCAGCACCGCTGCGCTGGGAAGTGAGGCGGAAAGGGCGCTGGGGATAACCAGAACATTTGAAACGCGGGTTCCTGCCGGAGCAGCCCTCCCAAATCCATCTGAGGCTACAAGGGAGCCCTGGTGTCAGGATTCGAATCTGGCGGGGTCCCTGgccgctgtgtgaccttgggccagtcatCTAACCTCTCTGGGCTGGAGCTTCCCCATAACAATACCAACACTTCAGCAGCCAGGTCAGCAGGTGGCACAATGCGTGCCATGCGCCCAGcccaagtgcctggcacacagctaaTGTGAGCCGGGCAGAGAGGGCCAGGGAGATCGCCCCAGAGCGGCTCCCGCAGGACAGGGTGCTCGGCGTCTCTAGGTCAGAGTTAAGAGGGTTCGGGGAACGGGGGTGTTGACTCACTGGACCCCGAAGGGCAGCAGCAGAACCGCCAGACTCTCGCATAAGCCTTCGAGCGCGAACTTGCTGGCGCAATAAACGTCATTGAAAGGCAGCCCTTAGGTGGGGAGACGAGGTTCCTGAGGCGCAGCGGCCAGGGGGTCATCCCCGGGCAGACGGTGCCCCTCCAAGCTGACGGCACCCTCccgcccccccctcccccccccccccccccccgccccgcgGAACCTGCCTTCGAGGCTCAGCTCCGCACACAAAGAATCTGGAGCTGCGGAGGCCACTCCCTACCACTCACCCATCAATCCTCCCACGCTCCCGGTCACCAACACGCGTCCCGAACCGCGCCTCTTCATGTCTGGCAGGAAGGCCTGCAGCATCCGCACAGTCCCTACTACATTCACGTCCAGCACAGAGGCCACGGCGTCCTCCCCCAGCGCCTCCAGCGGCCCCAGCAGGCCCAGGCCTGCGTTACACACTGCGGGGACAGAGGCCCGACCAGCCCGCCTCAGCATCACCCTCAGCACGGCCTGTCCCCTCGTGCTCCCTGGGCCTGGGGACATGTTGGTGTCAACGCAGGGCGGAGAAGGCTCCTAGGAGCCCATATGCTTCCAGGAGGCTCACCCAGCACGTCCACGCGGCCCTCAGTCACGCGTTCCCGGGCAGCGGCCACGGATTTTGAGTCCCTTACGTCCAGCTGCAACGTCTCCAGGGATCCCGGAGGGCATGCCAGGGCCCGGGCCGCCTCCCACAGCCGGCCCTGTGTTTTCAGGTCCCTCAACGTGGCATACACTGGAGGTTTTGGGAGAGGAGGAAGATCTGACTTCCCTTCTGGCCTCCAAGggctcctcccttctctccctccctgtccctgccTATCTATACCTTTGAAGCTCTGGGATGGATCTGAAGCCAGACGTACGGCCAAGTGCAGGCCGATGCCCGAGGAACAGCCGGTGATGAGCACCACGGTGCGGGCCATGGT
Proteins encoded in this window:
- the LOC101139911 gene encoding estradiol 17-beta-dehydrogenase 1, producing the protein MARTVVLITGCSSGIGLHLAVRLASDPSQSFKGIDRQGQGGREGRSPWRPEGKSDLPPLPKPPVYATLRDLKTQGRLWEAARALACPPGSLETLQLDVRDSKSVAAARERVTEGRVDVLVCNAGLGLLGPLEALGEDAVASVLDVNVVGTVRMLQAFLPDMKRRGSGRVLVTGSVGGLMGLPFNDVYCASKFALEGLCESLAVLLLPFGVHLSLIECGPVHTAFMEKVLGSPEEVLDRTDIHTFHRFYQYLAHSKQVFREAAQNPEEVAEVFLTALRAPKPTLRYFTTERFLPLLRMRLDDPSGSNYVTAMHREVFGDVPAKAEAGAEAGGGAGPGAGDEAGPSAVGDPELGDPPAAPQ